Part of the Ruegeria sp. AD91A genome, CGCCACCAGTTCCCGCGCCCAATGATCGAAACAGTCGATGCCGGTATTGCCGTTTACTGCATCGTTGAAGCGCATCTCCAGGCCCTGATCATTTGCTAGTCGCTTACAAAAACTCAACAAGTCCCGCTGATACAGTGCCCAAACGCTGGGCCTTTGTTCCAGCCAGCCCTTGAAGTAAGTGCGCCAAAACACTTCTTGCACGAACTTTTCGGCCGCGTTGGAATGATGTGACGCTAAGACCCTTGTCAGTACCGCTTTCTCCGTTATCAACCGGTGGCGAAGCCAAGGTGACAAACCCGATACATTGCTGCGTCGCCCGGTCCCAAAATCGTAGTTCCGCGTACTTGTATAATGCCGACCAGTGCGGCCCATGAACTGCTTCAGCCTTTCCAGACCATTGGTGCGTGTAGGTTTGAAACTGATCGACTCTTTCGCTTCAGGAAGTTCTGGAAATTTCTCGGTCATGCGGCAGACCTGCATTTTTTCGAGCAGTATTTCACTTCATCCCAAACGTTTTCCCATTTCTTGCGCCAGGTGAAAGGGCGCCGACAGACCGGGCAGTTTTTTTGGGGTAAATCGGCTTTTTTCCGCATTTTCATCACTGGTCCCCCAAAGGCAGGTCGAGTTGCTTTTGATCTTGAGGCGCCCGCGCGACTTCGCGAGCATTCCGCGTGGTCTTTCGGCTAGCGTGTTTTGTCGCGATGGCTCGTGCTTCGGTGCGAAACTCCGCACTTCGGCGGACGCCCCAAACCCGCTCGCGCGCGGCCTTGGCTGCCGCGAGATGGTCAAAAACACGCTCTGGATAAAGCTTTCCAAGAAATTGTTTCGCGTTTTGAGCCCTCCAAGGTTCGTGGATATGCTGATCTGCGACTTGGGACAATTCCGGCACCCATGTCCGAATGAACACGCCTTTTGGATCCTGATCATAGCCCTGCTTAACCGGATTATAGATGCGCACAGTATTGATGCCGGTGGTGCCTGATTGCATCTGAACCTGGTTCCAGTGAATGCCCGGCTCATAGTCGGTAAACATGCGCGCCAGATGCGCACCCGGAGCCCGCCAATCCAGCCAGAGATGATAACTCGCCGTGGCCATCACCATTGCGCGCATCCGAAAGTTGAGCCACCCCGTTGCTTGCAAGGACCGCATGCATGCGTCCAGAAAAGGATATCCCGTTTCGCCTTTGGACCATGCGGCAAGTAGTTCGGCATCTGGGGCATTCGGTCGAAGACCGTTGTAAAGTCGATGCAGATTTTCAAACTCAATCCGGGGTTCATCCTCAAGTTTCTGAATAAAATGGCAATGCCAATGCAATCGGCCCGAGAACGAGCGAATTGATTTGCGCCAGTCCTTTGCGTGGGGTGGCAATCTGCGCCTCTGCTTTTCAGTAGCTTGCGCAACCTCGCGCATCGAAAGCGCACCCCAAGCCAGGTAGGGTGATAGCCGCGAACACGCAACGGCTCCCTCCAAGGGGCTGGACATTTCGCGTTGGTATCTTTTGCCACGGTGGGTCAGAAAGCTGTTCAGCCGTTCCAAACCCGCATTTCGTCCACCAGATTGACGACCAACGCACAGATCATCCCGCAAGCCGAGGTCGCGCGCCGTGGGAATATACCCTGGTTCTATGTCGATGTGCTCTAACGCAACTGGTGGAGAAACGGGCCGAGCCATAAACCTATCCCAACGCTCCGCCCAGCCGTTGCGAGACTTGAGCCTGCGAAAAACACCGTGGTTTTGCACTTCGTGCCACAGCACACCGTAATCCCTGCACCATGCAGCGACCTGACGGTCCCGCTGATACGTCCAACTATTTCCTGTTTCCTCGTGTGACCAAAGCGCGTCAATTAGACCA contains:
- a CDS encoding DUF2256 domain-containing protein; the protein is MKMRKKADLPQKNCPVCRRPFTWRKKWENVWDEVKYCSKKCRSAA
- a CDS encoding deoxyribodipyrimidine photo-lyase; protein product: MQVVWFKRDLRVYDHPAIAQASEVGPVLPLYVVEPELWHQLDASTRQWDFVAETIAGLRKDLGKLGQPLVVRTGQIMSVLSELKDRGLIDALWSHEETGNSWTYQRDRQVAAWCRDYGVLWHEVQNHGVFRRLKSRNGWAERWDRFMARPVSPPVALEHIDIEPGYIPTARDLGLRDDLCVGRQSGGRNAGLERLNSFLTHRGKRYQREMSSPLEGAVACSRLSPYLAWGALSMREVAQATEKQRRRLPPHAKDWRKSIRSFSGRLHWHCHFIQKLEDEPRIEFENLHRLYNGLRPNAPDAELLAAWSKGETGYPFLDACMRSLQATGWLNFRMRAMVMATASYHLWLDWRAPGAHLARMFTDYEPGIHWNQVQMQSGTTGINTVRIYNPVKQGYDQDPKGVFIRTWVPELSQVADQHIHEPWRAQNAKQFLGKLYPERVFDHLAAAKAARERVWGVRRSAEFRTEARAIATKHASRKTTRNAREVARAPQDQKQLDLPLGDQ